A single Loxodonta africana isolate mLoxAfr1 chromosome 24, mLoxAfr1.hap2, whole genome shotgun sequence DNA region contains:
- the ZSWIM1 gene encoding zinc finger SWIM domain-containing protein 1, whose protein sequence is MALTMLSEPPVKDPGPPMLLYQLSKTAQLETLNYQSCSMQGIFAQFPEILFIHRTYNPVGKVLYTFLVDGPQVRLEGALARAVYFAIPAKEDAEGLAQMFQVFKKFNPAWERVCTILVDPHFLLLPTLAMEFPAAEVLLSAFHICKFLQGKFYQLSLERPVEKVLLTSLQSTMCSATAGNLRKLHALLSSCIPPAQLPELYSHWLLNDRIWLAHRWRSRAESSLYFQGLEVTTRTLSQFFSTPCVEQGMASLLQYMQQNSGDRAGFSLGLSPQSSATHLDTTPESPHVVQLVESHIQHSLSVICTEPAAQLCLGEFAVVQKSVHLIGSGSEKVNIQILEDTHRVQPQPPASCSCYFNQTFHLPCRHILATLNARHQVLQPDMLPAQWEAGRAASLEGILGSQWSETLEKRLAVAFLTEEVRRLLQHCSQEEFERRYNTLRELADSWIGPYEQVQV, encoded by the coding sequence ATGGCCCTGACCATGCTGAGTGAGCCCCCAGTTAAGGACCCAGGCCCACCCATGCTGCTGTACCAACTTAGCAAGACTGCCCAGTTAGAGACCCTCAATTACCAGAGCTGCTCTATGCAGGGCATTTTTGCCCAGTTCCCTGAGATCTTATTTATCCACCGGACCTATAACCCAGTAGGCAAGGTGTTATACACCTTCCTGGTAGACGGACCACAGGTACGGCTAGAGGGTGCCCTTGCCCGTGCAGTCTACTTTGCCATCCCTGCCAAGGAGGATGCTGAAGGCCTGGCCCAGATGTTCCAGGTGTTCAAGAAGTTTAACCCAGCGTGGGAGAGGGTCTGTACCATCCTGGTGGATCCCCACTTCCTCCTGCTGCCTACCCTGGCCATGGAGTTCCCTGCTGCTGAGGTCCTGCTCTCAGCCTTCCACATCTGTAAGTTCCTCCAGGGCAAGTTCTATCAACTGTCCCTTGAGCGGCCAGTGGAGAAGGTGCTCCTGACCTCCCTGCAGAGCACGATGTGCTCAGCCACTGCTGGCAACCTGAGGAAGTTGCATGCGCTCCTGAGCAGCTGCATCCCCCCGGCCCAGCTGCCCGAGCTCTACTCACACTGGCTGCTCAATGACCGCATCTGGCTGGCGCACCGCTGGCGGAGCCGCGCCGAGAGCAGCCTCTACTTCCAGGGCCTGGAGGTCACCACCCGCACCCTCAGCCAGTTCTTCAGCACCCCGTGTGTGGAACAAGGCATGGCCTCTCTGCTCCAATACATGCAGCAGAACTCTGGAGACAGGGCAGGCTTCAGCCTGGGTCTGAGCCCTCAGAGCAGTGCTACCCACTTAGACACCACCCCTGAAAGCCCCCACGTAGTGCAGCTGGTAGAGTCCCACATCCAGCACTCCCTCAGTGTCATCTGCACGGAGCCAGCTGCACAGCTCTGCCTGGGCGAGTTTGCTGTCGTCCAGAAGTCTGTGCATCTCATTGGCTCTGGCTCAGAAAAGGTGAACATCCAGATCCTGGAGGACACCCACAGggtgcagccccagccccctgccaGCTGCAGCTGCTACTTCAACCAGACCTTCCACCTGCCCTGCCGCCACATCCTCGCCACACTCAATGCCCGCCACCAGGTGCTGCAGCCCGACATGCTGCCAGCTCAGTGGGAGGCAGGCCGTGCTGCCAGTCTAGAAGGCATCCTGGGCAGCCAGTGGAGCGAGACCCTGGAAAAGCGCCTGGCAGTGGCTTTCCTCACTGAAGAGGTCAGGCGGCTCTTGCAGCACTGTAGCCAGGAGGAGTTTGAGCGGCGATACAACACCCTGCGGGAACTTGCCGACAGCTGGATCGGCCCTTATGAGCAGGTCCAAGTCTGA
- the SPATA25 gene encoding spermatogenesis-associated protein 25, with protein sequence MSYFRSPQTHLGFLPSGQGGAASPGSSLGLYSPAEPVVVAPGGRGPLSQKAEQLTSAAQAWGPALAMQEARGCPEGAGWEPLRRRKEYSPYCHRFPPMRQPESLGWEDGCSRGRVPQVGGPGRPRSLLLCGVSPGVLQVPSETGGQEASSQPDICILTLAMMIAGIPTVPVPGLREEDLIRAAQAFMMAHPEPEGAVEGMRWEQAPAHTASGQMPLVRPRRGPPPGSCL encoded by the exons ATGTCCTACTTCAGGTCTCCACAAACTCATCTGGGTTTTCTGCCTTCTGGCCAAG GTGGGGCTGCTTCTCCGGGCTCCTCCCTTGGCCTCTACAGCCCTGCAGAGCCAGTGGTGGTGGCCCCTGGTGGGCGGGGCCCACTGAGCCAGAAAGCTGAGCAGCTGACATCTGCTGCCCAGGCctggggcccagccctagccatGCAGGAAGCCAGGGGCTGCCCTGAAGGGGCTGGCTGGGAGCCACTGCGGAGGCGGAAGGAGTACAGCCCATACTGCCACAGATTCCCCCCCATGAGGCAGCCGGAGAGCttgggctgggaggatggctgttCCAGAGGCCGAGTGCCCCAGGTGGGTGGCCCCGGCCGGCCCAGGTCCCTGCTGCTGTGCGGGGTGTCACCAGGGGTTCTGCAGGTGCCCTCTGAGACAGGAGGGCAAGAGGCCAGCTCGCAGCCTGACATCTGCATCCTAACCTTGGCCATGATGATCGCTGGCATCCCCACCGTGCCTGTCCCAGGCCTGCGGGAAGAGGACCTGATCCGGGCAGCTCAAGCTTTCATGATGGCCCATCCAGAGCCAGAGGGAGCTGTGGAAGGCATGCGGTGGGAGCAGGCACCCGCCCACACGGCCTCTGGGCAGATGCCCCTAGTGAGACCCAGGAGGGGCCCGCCTCCTGGCTCCTGCTTGTAG